Sequence from the Atribacterota bacterium genome:
TATTTAAAGTCTTTATAGTCATTTCAGCGGCAGAATCCTGATCTGGCAGGGGAAGAATCTCTGCTGAAACATATCCCTGGTAGTTTATTTCTTTTAATGTTTCAACTATTTTTTGGAAGTCAAGATGTCCATACCCTGGTGCCCACCTATTGCTATCTGCAAAATGTACATGGGTAATATAGTCTTTTGCTTCAATAATACTTTCATAAATGGAAACTTCTTCAATATTCATATGAAAAGTATCTGCCAGCAGTCCTACATTCGGCATACCAATTTTATCGATAAATGCCATCCCTTCTTGCAGTGTATTAATAAAATTACTTTCATATCGATTTACAGGTTCCAGGGTTAATTTAATCTTTTTCTCCAAGCCAAATTCAGCGCACTTTTTTAGACTATCAATAGTCCATTCTTCAGTTTCTTCTCGAAAAACCCCTTCTTTAATAACTCCTCTGATCAAACCAATAATAACCTGAGCATTAAAATTAGAAGCAAATTTAATTTGTTCTATAATTCTGTCAATTGCAGCCTTTCTTACTATTTCATTTGGATCTGAGAGACTTAATCCTTCTTCTCCCCAGGCTTGACCTGTACCAATAGCCGGAACTTCTAAATTAGATTCATTAACCATATTAATCACTTTTTCAACATCCAGATACTTAGGATCCCTAACGGCAAGTTCAACTCCGTTAAAACCAAGTGAAGATACTTTTTCAATATTTTTTTCTAAATCCTCTTTAAAAGCTAAGGCTGAAAAACTTGTTTTCTGTGTGGAAACCACAATACTCTTTTTCATAATAAAATCCTTTTTATTAAAATAAATATTCCTGAAACGAACAATATAGATAAAGCACAAATATTTGTGCCTTATTAATAAACTTTAATTCTTTTTCACTAAATATGCAATATTCAATACTAACGATTTGTACTATACAAATAATTATAAACTTTATTAATTTTTTAATCTTAAGTCTTAATTTTTATGTTATTTTGTATTGGACTAGATACTATATTGTGACCCGATACCCTTCTTTTATTTCTTCCCCCTCACCCTAACCATCTCCCTTATTTATTCCTGCATAATTGTTAGTGGAGTAGTTTTCAGTTCTTTGTTCATAGTTTTTAGAAAAATCCTCTTTAGCTATTTCTAAAATCTATATTATACTTTTTTGTCGTTATAAAAGATATTTTCTTTTCTGTCATTGCAACCAAAGGTAGTGAAGCAATCTTATACAATTATACCCAAGAAAATAGTATCTTATGCAATATTCCAGTGTTCTACTATTACACTATTTACTTTCACATTATTGCATTCTTCCACTCTTCCAATCTTGTAAAATGTTACCTATATCTTGGTTAAATCGAAATGATTTCTAACTGAAAACCAAAAACTGACAACTGAAAACTTTTTTCTATAAACTATTAATCTGACCAATATAGGGTAGTTCAAAGACAGACTTCCATCCCTTGCTCATAGGCTCTTTTAAGAATGGTTCCATTTCCTTAGGATCTCTCAGGCTGATTTTTTCAACCGGAGGAAGTTTGCCGGATGGATAGGTTTCCAGTATTTCATCATGAACTAGAGTTAAATATTTTAAGATTGCTGCAATAGGCCTTTTTGCCTTATCGGCAGTTGCCCTGGTAGGTTTACCCACTACACCTTCCGGGACTGCTGCTCTTTCAATAGCAGACTGTCCTTCTCCCTGCTGCCACTGTTGTGGTCTGCGAAATGGATCTACTGAGGTATCAAAATGTCCACCGGGCAATAATGATTCACCTTCAGTATCAACAGCATATTTCATATCCAGCATTTCCGGGAATAATAACAAACCTACGGAAGCTTCTGACTCATCAGCATGTACAAAATCGGTAGACATGCTATTTTCTCTCTCTACCGGAATAAAAAATTCCCTGATTGCACGATGCCAATCAATTACCCTGTATATTCCTGGCAACTGATACCGCTTGCAAAATTCCTGAAGTGCAGACTCCAATACCCATAATTGCCCATGATTATTAACCCATATCTGTTTTCTAAATCCATCATTCCAAAGCCCGAGCATAACATTAATCATTGTCTCTCTGACAACATCTTCCGGCATAATTACCGTGCCGGCCATACCACAGTGATGGTAAGGATGGGCACCATAATTTATTGGAGGTATAGCCAGACTTACTGGATTACCTTTTTTTTTGCAATGCCTTCTGATTGCTTCACATATTTGGGTAACCATAAAGGTATCCAAACCTGTATTGGCATAATCACCGTGACATTCAGTGCATCCAACCGGAACAAAGACAATATCATCTTTTCTGCGATCTTCCATGACATGCATTCGGGGTGTATTCTGTATATAACTTCCTGCTTTACCCAATTCAGAAGAGGAGGGAATATCATATTCCTTTAAAATTTCCTCTATCTCACTCATCGGGGCATCAAAAAGTTTTTTCTTAAGATGTCCTACCTTTGTATTTTCAAAATATATATTGGGGTAGTCTGTTGTCAGCCATTTCTCTCCCATAACTTTCTCCTTTTTTTATAAATTTTTTTTATTTGGTTGTTGTCTACAAATTAATCAAAGATACAGGTTATCTTGCATTCTTCTCTACAGGTTCTGAGTAATACAATATTATCCGGAACTTCTTCCAGTTTAATTGTCTTAGTAATCAGTGGTGTCATATCCATACCTGTTGCCATGGAACTGATTACCCTGGGGAATGTTCCATGACCTGAATGTCCCTGGGCACCAATAATTTCAGCCCTTCTTACCTGGAATACTTCACCGGTTAAAGGAATTTTTTTATCAGCACGGGCTACAATTACCACTGTACTGTTAACCATTTTTCCTTCCCATATACATTGCTCTATTCCCGGCCATACTTTATCCGGCAATCCGGTGGCTTCTAAATACAATTTAGCTCCTAATCCACCTGTAATTTCTAAAACTCGCTGGGTAAAATCTTCTTTTATTGGATTAATAACAAAATCAGCACCCATTTTTTTGCCTAATTTAGCCCTGTCTTCAGATGGCTCAGAAAGAATAACTCTGGCCGCTCCGGCTCTTTTTAATATTGCAACAGCAGACTGTCCAATAGGCCCTCCGCCTAAAACAACTACATTATCACCAGGTCTGATTCCTTTACCTCGCTCAATTACTGCATTGTAAGCAACAGAGGTAGGTTCTGTCACACTTCCTGCTAAGAATAAATCGTCACCTTTATATACTTCTCTGAGTTCTTCTAAACTCCAGGTGTATTTAGCGTCAACTTTTACATATTCTGCAAATGCGCCATCAATGCTAAATCCAATCTCCTCTAATTTTTCACAGTGATTTGGATAACCGTCTACACAAGGACGACATCTTCCACACCAAAACATTTCTTCAGCAGTAACAGCCTCCCCTTCTTCATATCTCTTTCCGGTTCGTTTATTAAAGGCATTTTCTCCTGCCTCTACCACAATACCTGAAAATTCATGTCCTAAAGTAGCCGGGAAGGCAGTGAGACCCGGATACCATATATATCCATCTTCATCAGGTTGTGCCATATGCACATCACTGCCACAAATACCACATGCCTTTACCTTAATTAAAACATCATCAGGACCAATCTTCGGAATATCTTTTTCTTCAATTCTCAAGTGTGGATTTCGCCATACTTTGCTTCCCAGGTAAGTTAGTTTACCCTCTATATCTTTGGACCCTAATTTAAAGTCAGGTTTTGGATCCCAGGTAGCATCAAGAATAACTGTTTTCATTTTTCTTGCCATTTCTATATCTCCTTATAATATTAATTTCTATTTTCAATAAATTAATAAATTTATTTTACCTTTTGATATTTACTGCAAGATTTGCGTTCAATTAATTCCGGTTTTAGAAATATATTTTCATGACTTATTTGTTTCTCTATTCTTTCCAATAACTTAATAATAGCTAAATACCCCATATCCAGCATCGGCTGGCGAATGGTGGTAAGCGGGGGGGAAAGATGAGATGCCAATTGAATATCATCAAACCCCACAATTGAAAAGTCATGAGGTACATCATATCCTTTTTCTTTAATGGCTTCTAAAACACCAACTGCCAATAAATCATTCGCTGTAAATATTGCAGTGGGAGGATCATCAAATTTTAAATAGTTATTCATTATGTGGTATCCCCCTCTATTTTTAAAGTCACCTCTGCTTAAATATTGCTTATCAAAAGAAATACCATAATACTGCAATGCTTTCTTGTATCCTTTTATCCTATCCATAGTAGCATTTGTATTATAGGGACCTGCTATATGACCAATCTTCTTATGACCTAAACGTATAAGGTACTGGGTAGCAAGAAATCCTCCGGCAATATTATCAATAGAAATTGAATTTTTTTGTAATCCTTTAATGTTTCTAGAAAGCAACATATAAGGTAACCGTCTTTTTTCCAATTCTATAATACTTTTATACTGGAATTTCGCATTAGCCAAAATCAATCCTTCTACCCGTCTTTCCTCTAACAATCGTAGATATGTAATCTCTTTTTCAAGAGAGTAGTCTGTATTACATAAGATTACATTATATCCATGTTCATTAGCTGCATTTTCTACTCCTCTGGCTAATCCGGCAAAAAAAGGATTTACAATGTCTGGAATTAACATCCCAAATGTATGTAATTTATTAGTTTTTAACCCTCGGGCAAGGGCATTCGGAACATAATTTAATTCTTTAATTACTGTTAATACTTTATTAACAGTGTCCTGGCTAATATTTGTATTTCCGTTTATAACCCTCGACACAGTTGAAGGGTGAACCCCGGCTGCTTTTGCGACATCCCTTATAGTTGTTGTTTTCATAATTTTACTACTCTCTCATACTGTAAGATTTTTAATACAATTATCCTATGTTTAAAATTGGCTATCATTTATTTCTACAAATCTCCCTTTTTTAAAAGATTCCTTGGCAGCATAGCCCATCACTACTGCCATCTTCCCGTCATACCCATTTACCGAGGGATTCATGTTGTTTTTAATACATTCTGAAAAATGCTTCATCTCATTTATATATGCATCATTATATCTTTCTAAAAAGAAATACACTGGCTTATCACTCATAGCAGATTCTTCCCCATATAATAAAACTTCAGTTGGTATTTTATTTCCAACCTGTATACATCCTCCTGATCCAAATATCTCTATTCTCTGGTCATACCCGTAAACTGCCTGCCGGCTGTTGTCAATTATACCCCAGGCACTGTTTTTATACTGAAAAGTAACGATTGCGGTATCAATATCATTATATTTACTGATATCAGGATCAACCAGGCAATTTCCTACTGCCATCAGTGCCTTTACTTCTTCATCAAGAAGATAACGAACCATATCAAAATCATGAATAGTCATATCCAAAAAAATGCCTCCTGAGATTTTTATATAATCCAGTGGAGGTGGAGCAGGATCACGGCTGGTAATCTTCACAATATGAGGTTTGCCAATTTTCCCACTTTGTACCATTTCTTTGGCCTTCATAAAACTTGGATCAAACCGGCGATTAAATCCAATCTGTAACTTAACTCCTGCTGCCTTAACAGCACTTAATGCTCTGTCTATTTCCTTTAAATCCAGGGCTATGGGTTTTTCACAAAAAATATGCTTTCCAGCCTGAGCTGCTTCAATCATAATGGGAGCGTGGGTATCTGTAGAAGAACATATTATTACCGCATCAATTTCTTTCCTATCTAATAAATAACGATAATCATTTTTTACTATAGGAATATCATATTTTTTAGATATTTCTTCCAAAGAATCTTCAATAATATCTGAAACTCCTGTTAATTTAATTCCAGGAATCTCTGCAAAGAGATTATGCACATGCAATTTCCCAATTCTACCTAAGCCTATTACTCCAACATTAAGGTCCTTTTCCATTTTTAAACCAACCTCCAATCCAAAAAATATCTTAAGTTTTTAAATATTTTGATTCCTTTTAAATAAATTTATCTTAATTATAAAATCCTGGTATAGTTTCCCTGGTTCAGTTAATACCGGGGACCATTTCTTTCAAAAACATAATATATTATCTAAATATATAAAACTAAAATTGGCATTACAAAACAATATGCAATCGGTTGCACTAATACTTTTTTATATTATCATGGATAATTTTATTTTTCAATAATATTTTATCTTGAGTTTACATCTTTTTTCTCTTAGATTAGCTCTATTCCTTCAGCATGAATATTATGAGTATTAATATTACATGAAAGTATCTAAAAAATGTAAGCCAGTAATAAAATCTATATTAGGTTTTTAAGTTTAGTTCTAAACTCTTGCTTTTTGAGAAAAAAATGAAAGACATAGTATTTATTTTAAAATTGTAAAAGATCTAAGCCTGGTCATCAGATTATAATTTAAGTATTTTAAAGAATCCTAATTAATTTACTTTCCTCTCAATTTTTTTACCACATCTGATTACTTCAATTAAATCTTCTGTACATATTTCGTCTTTTCTGAAATCCCCTAATTTCTCACCGTGTTCCAAAATAGTAAACCTATCAGCTACTGAATAAACATGATATATATTATGAGTAATAAAAATAACTGATAATCCTCTATTCCTGGCTTCCAACACATAATCCAATACTTTTTGCGATTCCTTAATTGACAATGCTGCAGTTGGTTCATCCAAAACTAACAATTTAGCTCCAAAATGAATAGCGCGACCAATAGCTACTGACTGCCTTTCCCCGCCTGAGAGAACCGAAACCTCTTCATCAATAGACCGAACATTAATACCTATATCTTTCAATGCTTTCTCAGTAACATTCTCGATTTTATCTTTATCTAAAATATTAATTATTCCTCCCAGGTTTTTTACAGGTTCCCTTCCCAGGAAAAAATTCCGAGCTATACTCATCAAATCAATTAAAGCTAAATTTTGATGAACAGTTTCTATTCCTAAGTCACGGGCAATTTTAGGAGAACTTAGGTTTATTTTTTTTCCCTCAAATAGTATTTCTCCTTTATCAGGAGGAAAAACTCCGGTTAAAATTTTTATTAAGGTAGATTTTCCTGCTCCATTATCTCCAACCAATCCTACAATTTCATTATTCTGTACATTAAAATTTACATTTTTTAGTGCAGTTACTGTTCCAAAATGTTTAAAAATTTCCTTCATTTCAATTAAATTTCTATTATTTTTCACTTTAATGACCACCTTTTAATATTTGTATTCAGGATAACTGCAATAATTAAAATCAATCCAACAAATGCCTGATACCAATATGCAGGTGCTCCAGCCATTATTAAGCCAGAACGTAGCATTCCAATTAACAATACTCCTAATAATGTTCCCACTAAATTACCATATCCCCCAGTCATTAGAGTTCCACCAACAACTACTGCTGCAATTGCTTCTAATTCCATGCCCTGCCCCCTTACCGGATCAACTGACCCGAATCTGGCAAATTGAATACACCCTGCCAATCCTGCCAAAACTGAACATATAATAAAATTAATAATTTTTACTTTGTTAACTGAAATTCCTAAAATTCGGGCAGCCTCTTTGTTTCCACCGGTAGCATAGGTTGCATTTCCATATTGGGTTCGCAATAGAACAAAATTCAAAAAAAGAATAATGGCAAAAAACCAAATTGCTGAAGTCCTGAATTCACCCCATAGATTGCTATTTAATACTGCAAGTACAGTGGATTCTTCCCTATATCTAACAGAAAAACCTCCGGTAATAGCCAATAAAACTCCTCGCCATAACATTTGTGCACCTAAAGTAGTAATAAAAGAAGGTATTTGAAAATGAACTGTAATATAACCATTCAAAAAACCAATACCTGCAGCTGCTAATAAAGCTAAAATCAAGCTTATTAGTAAAGGAATGCCGCTTGCAGCTGAGACGGCAAATAACATGGCAGAAAAACCAAATACTGAACCAACTGAAAGATCAAATTCACCAGCAATCATTAAAAAAGTCACTCCAGCTGCTACAATTCCCAATTCAGAAGCTATAGTAACAATTCCTGAAAATGAATCAATTGTAAGAAATCTGGTAGCAGTCAAGGAAAATCCAATAAAAACGATTACTAAACCAACTAAGGCTCCGAACTCAGGATGATGGCGAAAGTATTTTACTATAAATGAGGTGAAATGTTTCTCGTCATTCATTATTTTGCTCCTTGAAATCGATACTTATATTATTCCTTTTCTTACTTGCTTAAATGGCAGGAAGCGTTCACCAACTCCCTGCCATTTTTTTAATTATTGATAAACACAATATATACTACCAATATCTTTGTTCTACTAATTCTACAACGCTTTCAACATTATCAGCATCTACAAAACCAGGACCTGTCAGAACATCATTCGCAGGTAAGAAATTATACTTGTTTAATAGATAGAAGAAATGAACAGGTAGATAACCCTGTAAATACTGCTGTTGGGAAATTGTAAATAGAGTATCCCCTTTTTGAATTGATTCTACAACTTCGTCCGAAACATCAAATCCACCATGAGTTACTTTACCAGCTAAACCTTCTTCATTAAGAAAATCGATTACATATGCACTATCAATTGATCCCAGAGTAAAAATAGCATCAGTTTCCGGGTTTCTGGTAAAATATCCTTTTAATATTTCAATTGCCTGAGTTGGGTCTAAGTAAGTTGCCAATTTCTCCGCAGGAACTCCAGCTTCTGTCATAACTTCTATGAAGCCCTGAGCTCTTAATTCCAAACCCATATGACCAATTTCATGTACGGTTACCACAGCACGTTCAGGTTTTTTATATTCTAATATTCTTTCAGCTGCTCGCTTTCCGGAAAGATATTCATCTCCTCCTATATAAAATAGATAAGGGATAGATTCATCAGCTGGTCTTGAATCAGGAACATTGATTGCAATAACAGGGATACCCATATCAATTGCTCTTCTGAGTGGCTGGTCTAAAGCATCAGGATCGGTTATAGTAACGGCAATACCATCCGGCTTTGTAGCAATAGCACTATTTAACATATCAACAAGTTGTTCTACTGAATATTTTGCTGGTCCTGAATAAGTTGCCTTAATTTCATCCTCAGTTCCTTCAGTAATAAAAGCTGCGGCGTCTTCCATTCCTTTCATAACTACTCCCCAGAAAGGATCTCCCGGACCACCATGTGACACAACATAAAAATTAAAAGTCTTTGCTGTGGCAATACAACTAAAACTTACAAAAACCAATATTAATAGAGCTAAACCAAAGATTAATTTATTATTTACCAATTTTTTCATGTTCTAATCCTCCTAAAACTAAAAATTACTATTATTTTACAACAAACCAATTATTTTATTTACCAACCACCCCCCTTAATTTATTAGTATTTTTCTTTCTTGGGTTTGATTTTTGATAAGAAA
This genomic interval carries:
- the iolO gene encoding 5-keto-L-gluconate epimerase, with the translated sequence MKKSIVVSTQKTSFSALAFKEDLEKNIEKVSSLGFNGVELAVRDPKYLDVEKVINMVNESNLEVPAIGTGQAWGEEGLSLSDPNEIVRKAAIDRIIEQIKFASNFNAQVIIGLIRGVIKEGVFREETEEWTIDSLKKCAEFGLEKKIKLTLEPVNRYESNFINTLQEGMAFIDKIGMPNVGLLADTFHMNIEEVSIYESIIEAKDYITHVHFADSNRWAPGYGHLDFQKIVETLKEINYQGYVSAEILPLPDQDSAAEMTIKTLN
- the iolN gene encoding 3-dehydro-scyllo-inosose hydrolase — protein: MGEKWLTTDYPNIYFENTKVGHLKKKLFDAPMSEIEEILKEYDIPSSSELGKAGSYIQNTPRMHVMEDRRKDDIVFVPVGCTECHGDYANTGLDTFMVTQICEAIRRHCKKKGNPVSLAIPPINYGAHPYHHCGMAGTVIMPEDVVRETMINVMLGLWNDGFRKQIWVNNHGQLWVLESALQEFCKRYQLPGIYRVIDWHRAIREFFIPVERENSMSTDFVHADESEASVGLLLFPEMLDMKYAVDTEGESLLPGGHFDTSVDPFRRPQQWQQGEGQSAIERAAVPEGVVGKPTRATADKAKRPIAAILKYLTLVHDEILETYPSGKLPPVEKISLRDPKEMEPFLKEPMSKGWKSVFELPYIGQINSL
- the iolM gene encoding scyllo-inosose 3-dehydrogenase — protein: MARKMKTVILDATWDPKPDFKLGSKDIEGKLTYLGSKVWRNPHLRIEEKDIPKIGPDDVLIKVKACGICGSDVHMAQPDEDGYIWYPGLTAFPATLGHEFSGIVVEAGENAFNKRTGKRYEEGEAVTAEEMFWCGRCRPCVDGYPNHCEKLEEIGFSIDGAFAEYVKVDAKYTWSLEELREVYKGDDLFLAGSVTEPTSVAYNAVIERGKGIRPGDNVVVLGGGPIGQSAVAILKRAGAARVILSEPSEDRAKLGKKMGADFVINPIKEDFTQRVLEITGGLGAKLYLEATGLPDKVWPGIEQCIWEGKMVNSTVVIVARADKKIPLTGEVFQVRRAEIIGAQGHSGHGTFPRVISSMATGMDMTPLITKTIKLEEVPDNIVLLRTCREECKITCIFD
- a CDS encoding LacI family DNA-binding transcriptional regulator, whose translation is MKTTTIRDVAKAAGVHPSTVSRVINGNTNISQDTVNKVLTVIKELNYVPNALARGLKTNKLHTFGMLIPDIVNPFFAGLARGVENAANEHGYNVILCNTDYSLEKEITYLRLLEERRVEGLILANAKFQYKSIIELEKRRLPYMLLSRNIKGLQKNSISIDNIAGGFLATQYLIRLGHKKIGHIAGPYNTNATMDRIKGYKKALQYYGISFDKQYLSRGDFKNRGGYHIMNNYLKFDDPPTAIFTANDLLAVGVLEAIKEKGYDVPHDFSIVGFDDIQLASHLSPPLTTIRQPMLDMGYLAIIKLLERIEKQISHENIFLKPELIERKSCSKYQKVK
- the iolG gene encoding inositol 2-dehydrogenase, producing the protein MEKDLNVGVIGLGRIGKLHVHNLFAEIPGIKLTGVSDIIEDSLEEISKKYDIPIVKNDYRYLLDRKEIDAVIICSSTDTHAPIMIEAAQAGKHIFCEKPIALDLKEIDRALSAVKAAGVKLQIGFNRRFDPSFMKAKEMVQSGKIGKPHIVKITSRDPAPPPLDYIKISGGIFLDMTIHDFDMVRYLLDEEVKALMAVGNCLVDPDISKYNDIDTAIVTFQYKNSAWGIIDNSRQAVYGYDQRIEIFGSGGCIQVGNKIPTEVLLYGEESAMSDKPVYFFLERYNDAYINEMKHFSECIKNNMNPSVNGYDGKMAVVMGYAAKESFKKGRFVEINDSQF
- a CDS encoding ATP-binding cassette domain-containing protein, which gives rise to MKNNRNLIEMKEIFKHFGTVTALKNVNFNVQNNEIVGLVGDNGAGKSTLIKILTGVFPPDKGEILFEGKKINLSSPKIARDLGIETVHQNLALIDLMSIARNFFLGREPVKNLGGIINILDKDKIENVTEKALKDIGINVRSIDEEVSVLSGGERQSVAIGRAIHFGAKLLVLDEPTAALSIKESQKVLDYVLEARNRGLSVIFITHNIYHVYSVADRFTILEHGEKLGDFRKDEICTEDLIEVIRCGKKIERKVN
- a CDS encoding ABC transporter permease; translation: MNDEKHFTSFIVKYFRHHPEFGALVGLVIVFIGFSLTATRFLTIDSFSGIVTIASELGIVAAGVTFLMIAGEFDLSVGSVFGFSAMLFAVSAASGIPLLISLILALLAAAGIGFLNGYITVHFQIPSFITTLGAQMLWRGVLLAITGGFSVRYREESTVLAVLNSNLWGEFRTSAIWFFAIILFLNFVLLRTQYGNATYATGGNKEAARILGISVNKVKIINFIICSVLAGLAGCIQFARFGSVDPVRGQGMELEAIAAVVVGGTLMTGGYGNLVGTLLGVLLIGMLRSGLIMAGAPAYWYQAFVGLILIIAVILNTNIKRWSLK
- a CDS encoding sugar ABC transporter substrate-binding protein, which produces MKKLVNNKLIFGLALLILVFVSFSCIATAKTFNFYVVSHGGPGDPFWGVVMKGMEDAAAFITEGTEDEIKATYSGPAKYSVEQLVDMLNSAIATKPDGIAVTITDPDALDQPLRRAIDMGIPVIAINVPDSRPADESIPYLFYIGGDEYLSGKRAAERILEYKKPERAVVTVHEIGHMGLELRAQGFIEVMTEAGVPAEKLATYLDPTQAIEILKGYFTRNPETDAIFTLGSIDSAYVIDFLNEEGLAGKVTHGGFDVSDEVVESIQKGDTLFTISQQQYLQGYLPVHFFYLLNKYNFLPANDVLTGPGFVDADNVESVVELVEQRYW